Proteins found in one Pempheris klunzingeri isolate RE-2024b chromosome 6, fPemKlu1.hap1, whole genome shotgun sequence genomic segment:
- the plpp2b gene encoding phospholipid phosphatase 2b yields MNGEKMKELRKKKLYVVMDVLCVLVAALPFIIMTIVFKPYQRGIYCDDESIMYPLKPDTITHGMLAAVTISCTVIIISSGEAYLVYSKRIYSNSDFNQYVAALYKVVGTFLFGAAVSQSLTDLAKFTIGRPRPNFMAVCGPRVCSGYMRVINCTGRPQDVTESRLSFYSGHSSFGMYCMLFLALYVQARLVAKWARLLRPTIQFFLVAFAVYVGYTRVSDYKHHWSDVLVGLLQGALVAVLNVHFVSDFFKKRPPRCTRPDTADSEEPERKPSLQIADSEHGNHYNYHHNPGPV; encoded by the exons ATGAACGGAGagaagatgaaggagctgaggaagaagaagctgTACGTGGTGATGGACGTGCTGTGCGTTTTAGTTG CGGCACTGCCCTTCATCATCATGACCATCGTGTTCAAGCCATATCAAAGAGGGATTTACTGTGACGACGAGAGCATCATGTACCCCCTAAAACCAGACACTATCACCCATGGCATGCTGGCAGCTGTTACCATCTCCTGCACTGTCATCATT atctcctctggagaaGCATATCTGGTCTACAGCAAGAGGATTTACTCTAATTCTGACTTCAACCAGTATGTAGCTGCACTCTACAAGGTAGTGGGCACCTTCTTGTTTGGCGCAGCCGTCAGCCAGTCACTGACTGACCTTGCCAAGTTCACCATTGGCCGCCCAAGACCTAACTTCATGGCCGTATGTGGCCCCAGGGTCTGCTCGGGTTACATGCGGGTGATCAACTGCACTGGCAGGCCTCAGGACGTCACAGAGTCCAG ATTGTCCTTCTACTCCGGTCACTCCTCTTTTGGAATGTACTGCATGCTCTTCCTAGCA CTTTATGTGCAGGCGAGACTGGTGGCTAAGTGGGCCAGACTTCTCCGGCCCACCATCCAGTTCTTCCTGGTGGCCTTTGCGGTGTATGTGGGCTACACCCGAGTGTCTGATTACAAGCACCACTGGAGTGACGTGTTGGTGGGGCTGCTGCAGGGGGcgcttgttgctgtgctcaaT GTGCACTTTGTGTCAGACTTCTTTAAGAAGCGTCCTCCACGTTGCACAAGGCCAGACACCGCTGATAGCGAGGAGCCGGAGAGGAAACCCAGCCTGCAGATTGCAGACTCCGAACACGGCAACCATTACAACTATCACCACAATCCAGGCCCTGTGTGA